In one window of Maribacter sp. BPC-D8 DNA:
- a CDS encoding TIGR04282 family arsenosugar biosynthesis glycosyltransferase — MNSLSTTAILVFANSAKEDLANKHIAKGEKLFDVLTQTTLKKAKNTGLPVFHFSDKDQVGATFGERFTNAIANVFERGFSNIITIGNDTPHLNTQHLKHTAQQLAMGKTVIGPSNDGGFYLLGLQKSNFEVTEFQNLPWQRFSLYHQISLWLQEEASELIKLPVLQDLDNERDLESILSFSSGLSSTILMLIIGLLKRSRSLYYTKQNFSTLFPNSFLYNKGSPEVSFI; from the coding sequence TTGAATTCACTGAGTACAACTGCAATTCTGGTTTTTGCCAATTCCGCTAAAGAAGATTTAGCGAACAAGCACATTGCCAAAGGTGAAAAGTTATTCGATGTTTTAACCCAAACCACACTCAAGAAAGCTAAAAATACAGGTTTACCTGTTTTTCACTTTTCAGATAAAGATCAAGTTGGCGCAACTTTTGGTGAACGTTTTACCAATGCCATTGCCAACGTTTTTGAAAGAGGTTTTTCTAATATCATTACCATTGGTAATGACACTCCGCATTTAAATACACAGCATCTTAAGCATACTGCCCAACAATTAGCTATGGGTAAGACTGTAATTGGTCCTTCAAATGATGGTGGTTTCTATTTGTTAGGTCTTCAAAAATCTAACTTTGAAGTTACTGAATTTCAAAATTTACCATGGCAACGCTTCAGCTTATACCACCAAATTTCATTATGGTTACAAGAAGAAGCGTCTGAATTAATAAAATTACCTGTTCTACAAGATTTGGATAACGAAAGAGATTTAGAATCTATTCTATCGTTTTCTTCTGGTTTATCATCAACCATATTAATGTTGATCATCGGTTTATTAAAAAGAAGCAGAAGTCTATACTACACTAAACAGAACTTCTCTACCTTATTTCCTAACAGCTTTCTTTATAACAAAGGCTCACCTGAGGTTTCATTTATCTAA
- a CDS encoding sodium:solute symporter family transporter has translation MTEVKIWQWGLIIASSLALFFLSPWAKDTNQFFKAVQKKKAPNTFMLMGSLIISWIFAKSITNAANLGLDYGIVGGVAYAGYYLSFAVAGLVIYKMRLHGKYTSIHHFLSSKFGKSAVNIFSILIAFRLFNEVWSNTMVIGSYFGDMGTSPYYWSILVFTGLTLAYVLKGGMSSSIFTDVVQMGLFSILLAVILFTIFGKDNAITTTEVVNSGIWSFETGLNLLFAALLQSFSYPFHDPVLTDRGFISSPKVTLKSFLWASVLGAICIILFSIIGVYAQFQGMHGQAAVQVGKAFGTVILLVINFIMITSAASTLDSTFSSFSKLLALDLNLGNTLKFGRWSMVAIAVLGTIPVFLDAEILSATTISGTMVIGLTPVFIFWKDKAPKISFHLSVFIGLLFGFLLIFNWFPDSLIFTTGKYADLLWINFWGILCCLFVYIIPTWIKK, from the coding sequence ATGACTGAAGTAAAGATTTGGCAATGGGGATTAATAATAGCATCAAGTTTGGCGTTATTTTTCCTTTCCCCATGGGCAAAAGATACCAATCAGTTTTTTAAAGCGGTTCAAAAAAAGAAAGCGCCCAATACGTTCATGTTAATGGGTAGTTTGATTATCTCTTGGATATTCGCCAAGAGTATAACCAACGCCGCAAATTTAGGGTTAGACTATGGTATTGTTGGTGGTGTTGCTTATGCTGGATATTATCTGTCATTTGCTGTAGCAGGTCTTGTAATTTATAAGATGAGACTACATGGAAAGTACACAAGTATTCATCATTTCTTATCCTCTAAATTTGGTAAATCAGCAGTAAATATTTTTTCCATTTTAATAGCATTTCGCCTATTCAATGAGGTTTGGAGTAACACTATGGTTATTGGTTCTTACTTTGGTGATATGGGTACGAGTCCATATTATTGGTCCATTTTAGTGTTTACCGGACTAACTTTAGCCTATGTACTCAAAGGAGGTATGAGTAGCTCGATTTTTACCGATGTTGTCCAAATGGGGCTATTTTCTATACTATTAGCGGTAATATTGTTCACTATTTTTGGGAAGGATAATGCAATCACCACTACCGAAGTAGTTAATTCAGGTATTTGGTCCTTTGAAACAGGGCTAAATTTATTATTCGCTGCATTACTACAATCCTTTAGTTACCCCTTTCATGACCCGGTGTTAACCGATAGAGGATTTATCAGTAGTCCGAAAGTAACATTGAAGAGTTTTTTATGGGCAAGTGTATTAGGTGCAATCTGTATCATCTTATTTAGTATTATCGGCGTGTATGCACAATTTCAAGGTATGCACGGTCAGGCTGCAGTACAAGTTGGTAAAGCATTTGGAACCGTAATATTATTAGTCATCAATTTCATCATGATCACATCAGCTGCATCTACATTAGACTCCACATTTTCATCATTTTCAAAATTATTGGCATTAGATTTAAATCTAGGAAATACATTAAAATTTGGTCGTTGGTCTATGGTAGCAATTGCTGTTTTAGGAACCATACCCGTTTTTTTAGATGCAGAGATTTTATCTGCTACAACAATTAGCGGAACCATGGTAATAGGGCTAACTCCCGTTTTTATATTTTGGAAGGATAAAGCACCTAAAATCAGTTTTCACTTAAGCGTATTTATAGGATTACTATTTGGGTTCCTTTTAATTTTTAACTGGTTTCCAGATAGTTTGATTTTCACGACCGGCAAGTATGCCGATTTACTTTGGATTAATTTTTGGGGCATTTTATGTTGCCTATTCGTTTATATAATACCTACATGGATAAAGAAATAA
- a CDS encoding SusD/RagB family nutrient-binding outer membrane lipoprotein, which yields MKHIYSILILLLVIGCTKDFEEINTNTNDPVAVQPSLLLRQVIYDFGEQMSYEGFTAGNLLGQYSTSLDFNLFDRHDLKSPQLGGNPWPIFYQNLRDNEIILNLSQENTAYTVYEGPARIMKAYMAAGLTDLFGDVPYSEAFKGDTETVTAVYDSQESIYMDEGGIFDNLDKGILAIQNYSGTIALEGDILFNGDLNGWIRFANSLKIKYLMRVSGKIDVASQLQAIASEGNFINDNSENAIFNFTDGEPNSFRLAQLRIGDFNNYVLSETMDEILTDLNDPRIAQLYQPFANSTDGGYNGLLNGIDASVGVSLADYSLLGTIFRENTGLLDANFMTSMETHFLLAEAAQKGLITADAESLYNTGVTQAFEYWLVDLPADYLTVDASLTNGNPIENIITQKWIANSINGYEGWVEYRRTGFPQLKTISASLNNDLIPIRMPYPAEEEALNNANYTEASNNTEGNSINVAVWWDE from the coding sequence ATGAAACATATATATAGCATTCTAATCTTGTTGTTGGTCATTGGCTGCACAAAAGATTTTGAAGAAATTAATACAAATACGAATGATCCTGTAGCAGTGCAACCTAGTCTATTGTTAAGACAGGTTATCTATGACTTTGGTGAACAAATGTCTTATGAAGGGTTTACGGCAGGTAACTTATTAGGGCAATATAGTACGTCATTAGATTTTAACTTATTTGACCGGCATGATTTAAAATCTCCACAATTAGGTGGAAATCCGTGGCCTATATTCTATCAGAATTTACGCGATAATGAAATTATATTGAATCTATCTCAAGAGAATACCGCATATACTGTCTATGAAGGTCCCGCAAGAATTATGAAAGCGTATATGGCGGCTGGCTTAACAGATTTATTTGGTGACGTTCCTTATTCCGAAGCATTTAAGGGAGATACAGAAACCGTGACGGCCGTTTATGATTCTCAAGAATCTATTTATATGGACGAAGGCGGCATATTTGATAATCTTGATAAAGGAATTTTAGCCATACAGAACTATTCTGGAACCATTGCTTTAGAAGGTGATATTTTATTTAATGGTGATTTAAATGGATGGATTCGTTTTGCAAATTCGTTGAAGATTAAATATCTAATGCGTGTTTCAGGTAAAATAGATGTTGCTTCTCAATTACAGGCAATCGCAAGTGAAGGTAATTTCATTAACGATAATAGCGAAAATGCGATTTTCAATTTTACCGATGGTGAGCCGAATAGTTTTAGACTGGCACAACTTAGGATTGGTGATTTTAATAATTACGTGCTTTCTGAAACGATGGATGAAATTTTGACTGATTTAAACGACCCACGTATCGCACAATTGTATCAACCATTTGCAAATAGTACAGATGGTGGTTACAACGGATTATTAAATGGGATTGATGCATCTGTTGGAGTCTCGTTAGCTGATTACTCTTTGCTAGGTACTATTTTCAGAGAGAATACCGGACTATTAGACGCCAACTTCATGACAAGCATGGAAACGCACTTTCTATTAGCGGAAGCCGCCCAAAAAGGGTTGATTACTGCAGATGCTGAAAGTCTATATAATACTGGGGTAACACAAGCATTTGAATATTGGCTAGTAGATTTACCTGCTGATTATTTAACGGTTGATGCTTCGTTGACAAACGGTAATCCTATAGAAAATATCATTACTCAAAAATGGATTGCAAATAGCATTAATGGTTATGAAGGTTGGGTTGAATATAGAAGAACTGGTTTCCCTCAATTGAAAACAATTTCAGCTAGTTTGAATAATGATTTGATTCCGATTCGCATGCCTTATCCTGCTGAGGAAGAAGCTTTAAATAATGCCAATTATACCGAAGCTTCAAATAACACGGAAGGCAATAGTATAAATGTGGCAGTTTGGTGGGATGAGTAA
- a CDS encoding SusC/RagA family TonB-linked outer membrane protein, translating to MRHLTLVLTLFMINMVNAQETITGIVTDTDGNTIPYVNILLSGTVTGSTTNENGMYTIDVPNLSGNIEFSVLGYQSQVVAINNRSTINITLEDSSEVLDEVVLTALGLKRETKELGYVVQSLDAKGVTEVKSVNFLDNLSGKLAGVTINQGATGVGSSSKITIRGEASFSNNNPLFIVDGVPINNNSVFNFTNEAAAGFQEIDFGNGAMDVNPDDIAEVSVLKGPSAAALYGTRASNGVIIIETKSGKNTKGLGVSYNTSFFVDSAFQLPDFQNEYGQGNSGEFAFVDGLGGGTNDLITYSWGPRLDVGNLIPQYDSPVTLADGTVVRGGDTALYNGNTITPTEFKSNPDNLKNFYETGTTLINNIAISNGFEKGNYRLSFTDLRSESIIPGVNLDRQTVSAKLNFQPIDRLRINSSISYINSNSDNRPSNGYGSENANYSLVAWGPRSLNIENLKNYWQPGLEGIQQYSYNYTFFDNPYFILNENTNSFNRDRVFGNISASYDISEHITASIRTGMDYSSELRQLKRAYSSNRFSNGAYAEHDVFYREVNTDFLLNYANQFNDFKVDVSLGGNRLDQKAFTSQAQTTSLAQPGIFRLSNAASPIEVFEFESNKRINSFYGLAKFGYKDFLFLDITGRNDWSSALAAPFSVDNTSFFYPSVSSSFILSEVVDLPKVISFAKLRASWAQVGNDTNPYQTTGAFVAQTPFNGQPTFSNSNTIANANLQPELTSSFEVGADVRFFGDQLRFDVSYYNALTKDQIISLPIGISSGYTQQVVNGGEVRSKGVEIILGISPILSENLKWNSTLNFSTNRSTVESLPQDEGRLTLAYSRIYDSQNQTVFLQAEEGGRVGDLYGTGYLKNENGDFILTDEGRYIPDNELQKLGNYNPDFMLGFNNQFNYKNWNLGFLFDWRQGGIIVSRTRALGNVGGQLAETANRPEEGIIPEGVVNTGTADNSVYTENTVAVSAESYYRQFYDRNHEENNTYDASFLKLRQLSVGYTFDNLSIFNQDATLSLSLIGKNLFAITENPHFDPEQLAVQGQGFISGVEDMSYATTRSIGFKAGFNF from the coding sequence ATGAGACACTTAACACTAGTGTTGACATTGTTTATGATAAACATGGTCAATGCTCAAGAAACTATAACAGGTATCGTAACAGATACCGATGGAAATACGATACCGTACGTAAACATTTTACTGTCTGGCACTGTAACTGGATCAACCACCAATGAAAATGGTATGTATACAATCGATGTACCCAACCTTTCAGGCAATATTGAATTTTCTGTTTTAGGGTATCAATCACAAGTAGTCGCCATAAACAATCGAAGTACAATAAATATAACTCTAGAAGACTCTTCTGAAGTTTTAGACGAAGTAGTATTGACTGCATTAGGACTAAAAAGGGAAACCAAAGAATTGGGTTATGTCGTTCAAAGTTTAGATGCAAAAGGAGTAACCGAGGTAAAATCAGTGAATTTCTTAGACAACCTATCTGGTAAATTGGCAGGTGTAACGATTAACCAAGGTGCAACAGGAGTTGGTTCTTCTTCAAAAATTACTATTCGTGGTGAAGCTTCTTTCTCGAATAACAATCCGCTGTTTATTGTGGACGGTGTGCCTATAAACAATAATTCTGTCTTTAATTTTACCAATGAGGCTGCAGCCGGATTTCAAGAAATCGATTTTGGAAATGGCGCTATGGATGTGAATCCTGATGATATTGCCGAAGTGTCTGTATTAAAAGGACCTAGTGCGGCTGCACTTTACGGAACAAGAGCATCTAACGGTGTAATCATCATAGAAACCAAAAGCGGGAAGAATACGAAAGGATTAGGCGTGAGCTACAACACCAGTTTCTTTGTAGATTCAGCATTTCAGTTACCTGATTTTCAAAATGAATACGGACAAGGGAATTCTGGGGAATTTGCTTTTGTAGACGGATTAGGTGGTGGAACAAATGATTTAATCACCTACAGTTGGGGACCTCGTTTAGATGTTGGTAATCTTATTCCGCAATATGATAGTCCCGTGACATTGGCAGATGGTACTGTTGTTCGAGGTGGTGATACTGCTCTTTACAATGGAAATACGATTACACCGACCGAGTTTAAATCGAATCCTGATAATTTGAAGAACTTCTATGAAACGGGGACAACCTTAATCAACAACATCGCTATTTCTAACGGATTTGAAAAAGGTAACTATCGTCTTTCTTTTACCGATTTGAGAAGTGAATCTATAATACCCGGTGTTAATCTAGACCGACAAACCGTAAGTGCAAAATTGAATTTTCAACCTATTGATAGATTACGCATAAATTCATCTATTAGTTATATCAATTCTAATAGTGACAACAGACCCTCTAACGGCTATGGATCTGAAAACGCAAATTATTCTTTAGTCGCTTGGGGTCCGCGTTCTTTAAACATTGAGAATTTAAAAAACTACTGGCAACCAGGTTTAGAAGGCATACAACAGTATTCGTATAACTATACCTTTTTCGATAATCCGTATTTCATTCTTAATGAAAATACCAATTCGTTCAATAGAGATCGTGTTTTCGGAAACATCTCCGCTAGCTATGATATTTCAGAGCATATAACGGCATCTATTAGAACAGGTATGGATTATTCAAGTGAATTACGCCAATTGAAAAGAGCCTATAGTTCTAATCGTTTTTCTAATGGTGCTTATGCCGAGCATGATGTTTTCTACAGAGAAGTGAACACCGATTTTCTATTAAACTATGCAAATCAATTCAATGACTTTAAAGTTGATGTGTCCCTTGGCGGAAATCGATTGGATCAAAAAGCATTTACTTCACAAGCACAAACAACAAGTTTAGCACAACCAGGTATTTTTAGATTATCGAATGCTGCTTCACCTATTGAAGTATTCGAATTTGAATCGAATAAAAGAATAAACAGTTTTTATGGCTTGGCAAAATTCGGATACAAAGACTTTCTATTCTTAGATATCACAGGCAGAAACGATTGGTCAAGTGCTTTGGCTGCTCCGTTTTCAGTAGATAACACCTCATTCTTTTACCCGTCGGTTTCTAGTAGTTTTATACTATCGGAAGTAGTTGATTTGCCTAAGGTAATTTCATTTGCAAAACTAAGAGCAAGTTGGGCACAGGTTGGTAATGATACAAATCCATATCAGACTACAGGTGCTTTTGTAGCACAGACACCGTTTAATGGTCAGCCGACTTTCAGTAATTCAAACACTATTGCAAATGCTAATCTACAACCAGAATTAACCTCTTCATTTGAAGTAGGCGCAGATGTAAGATTCTTTGGCGACCAACTAAGATTCGACGTTTCTTACTATAACGCATTAACCAAAGATCAAATCATTTCTTTACCTATCGGTATCTCTTCCGGTTATACCCAACAAGTAGTTAATGGTGGCGAAGTTCGCTCTAAAGGAGTAGAGATTATTTTGGGCATATCACCAATACTAAGTGAGAATTTAAAATGGAACAGCACTTTAAATTTTAGTACTAATAGATCTACAGTAGAAAGCCTACCACAAGATGAAGGTCGATTAACACTGGCGTACTCTAGAATTTACGACAGTCAAAACCAAACGGTATTTTTACAGGCAGAAGAAGGTGGTCGCGTTGGTGATTTATACGGAACAGGATATCTTAAAAATGAAAATGGCGATTTTATCTTAACGGATGAAGGCAGATACATCCCTGATAACGAATTGCAAAAATTGGGGAATTACAATCCTGATTTTATGTTGGGCTTTAATAATCAATTCAATTACAAGAACTGGAATCTAGGTTTTCTTTTCGATTGGCGACAAGGCGGAATCATTGTATCTAGAACAAGAGCATTAGGTAATGTTGGTGGTCAGCTAGCGGAAACAGCAAATAGACCAGAAGAAGGTATTATACCGGAAGGCGTTGTAAATACAGGCACTGCAGATAATTCTGTTTATACTGAAAATACAGTGGCAGTATCGGCAGAAAGTTACTATCGTCAGTTTTATGATAGAAATCATGAAGAAAACAACACCTATGATGCTTCGTTTTTGAAGTTGCGTCAATTATCTGTTGGTTACACCTTTGACAACCTAAGTATATTCAACCAAGATGCAACTTTGAGTTTATCACTTATTGGAAAAAACTTATTTGCAATTACAGAGAATCCACATTTTGATCCAGAGCAATTAGCGGTACAAGGACAAGGATTTATAAGTGGTGTTGAAGACATGTCATACGCAACCACCAGAAGTATAGGTTTCAAAGCCGGATTTAATTTTTAA